The following proteins come from a genomic window of Salvia hispanica cultivar TCC Black 2014 chromosome 4, UniMelb_Shisp_WGS_1.0, whole genome shotgun sequence:
- the LOC125219534 gene encoding uncharacterized protein LOC125219534, with protein sequence MDKGFWMPKGGAHVTNGDAVFDNSSRLESKRARQWFLDFAEPDLFPSKKQAVEGSSGKLESSIPSSLAWEGSSGFQSVPSVPSQFMDRLFGSETPTPENLGDRNMPISGIDDSNVRKKIDGEQFEDDPSVGLSMSYAMEDPETGISYGGLRKVKVNQVKDPDNGLHTSIEHGIGMMEQTYHSGNENTFMSMGQPYGKEGGSVTLMGHSYDIGEANDRSMELAFGKGLDSTISMTHTYNKAENNSISFGGFQDEHVMEASTRPLSNYSLLYEQSSAQIPEPPSKKEVDVLNGNVDLRTTQTPKTKVDSAPKSKSESKPARKEAPNSFPSNVRSLIATGMLDGVPVRYVSVSREELRGIIKGSGYLCGCQSCNYSKALNAYEFERHAECKTKHPNNHIYFENGKTIYQIVQELRSTPESMLFDAIQTVTGSPINQKAFRTWKESFQAATRELQRIYGKEELNL encoded by the exons ATG GACAAAGGTTTTTGGATGCCCAAGGGGGGTGCTCATGTAACAAATGGAGATGCAGTTTTTGATAACTCGTCTAGACTGGAGTCTAAGCGTGCCCGCCAATGGTTCTTGGATTTTGCTGAGCCGGATTTATTTCCTAGTAAAAAGCAGGCTGTTGAAGGTTCAAGTGGCAAGTTGGAATCTTCAATTCCGAGCTCTCTTGCATGGGAAGGTTCATCTGGATTTCAGTCGGTGCCGTCAGTGCCAAGCCAATTTATGGATCGACTATTTGGATCTGAAACACCCACGCCCGAAAATCTTGGTGACAGAAACATGCCCATTTCTGGGATAGATGACTCAAATGTAAGGAAAAAGATCGATGGTGAACAGTTTGAGGATGATCCATCAGTTGGCTTATCGATGTCTTATGCTATGGAGGATCCAGAAACGGGAATAAGTTATGGTGGACTTAGAAAAGTCAAAGTTAATCAGGTTAAGGATCCTGATAATGGGTTGCATACGTCTATTGAACATGGCATAGGGATGATGGAGCAAACGTACCACAGTGGAAATGAAAACACCTTCATGTCCATGGGACAACCTTATGGTAAGGAGGGTGGAAGTGTCACATTGATGGGCCATTCGTATGATATTGGGGAAGCAAATGATAGATCTATGGAATTGGCTTTTGGGAAAGGTCTTGATAGTACTATTTCGATGACTCACACATACAATAAAGCAGAAAATAACAGTATATCCTTTGGCGGCTTTCAAGATGAACATGTCATGGAAGCTTCTACTAGGCCGCTCAGCAACTATAGCTTATTGTACGAACAATCTTCAGCTCAAATTCCTGAGCCTCCTAGCAAAAAGGAGGTGGATGTGCTAAATGGCAATGTCGATCTTAGAACCACTCAAACACCTAAAACCAAGGTTGATTCTGCACCTAAGAGTAAATCGGAGTCGAAACCTGCTAGGAAAGAGGCTCCAAACAGCTTCCCGTCCAATGTGAGGAGTTTGATAGCAACTGGCATGCTTGATGGGGTGCCAGTGAGATACGTTTCGGTCTCAAGAGAG GAGCTTCGTGGAATCATCAAAGGCTCTGGCTATCTTTGTGGCTGTCAGTCCTGCAACTACTCTaag GCACTTAATGCATATGAGTTTGAGCGGCACGCTGAATGCAAGACGAAGCACCCAAACAACCACATATACTTCGAGAATGGCAAGACCATCTATCAGATAGTTCAGGAGTTGAGAAGCACCCCTGAGAGTATGCTATTCGATGCAATCCAGACTGTGACTGGCTCTCCTATAAATCAGAAGGCCTTCCGCACTTGGAAAG AATCATTCCAAGCAGCAACCCGCGAGCTTCAGCGTATATATGGGAAAGAAGAGCTAAACCTCTGA
- the LOC125219245 gene encoding ACT domain-containing protein ACR9, protein MMGRCETETSSDDAVSIEKGKKHGDPYIITVNCPDKTGLSCDICHAILEFDLFITRGDVSTDGIWCYIILWVTPHSRSHVVRWGNLKEHLLSICPPLLPSPYLFHPLPHTSSSPLYLLKFCSLDRKGLLHDVTRVLDELDHAIQKVKVTTTPDGCSLDLFFIRDNLGLLHTKERQDELCEQLYTVLGESCISCELQLAGSQYDNLQRVSSLSPLVAEELFRFTLSDNESRSQALSSDITELKRASVKTDNSLSPAHTLLQISCVDHKGLLYDIMRTLKDYTIQVSYGRFLPANKSYRELDLFIQHKDGKKIVDPEKQEAICSRLKLEMLHPLRVLITNRGPDAELLVANPTELSGRGRPRVFYDVTSALKSLGICVFLAEIGRYSAAEREWEVYRFLLDENCSFQLSSKQVRNQIVDKVRRTLMGW, encoded by the exons ATGATGGGTCGATGCGAGACTGAGACGTCCAGTGATGACGCtgtatccatcgagaaagggaAGAAACACGGTGATCCCTACATTATCACGGTTAACTGTCCCGACAAGACCGGCTTGAGCTGTGACATTTGCCATGCTATTCTCGAATTCGACCTCTTTATCACCAGAGGAG ATGTTTCCACTGATGGCATATGGTGCTACATAATATTATGGGTGACTCCTCATTCTAGATCACATGTTGTGAGGTGGGGCAATTTAAAGGAGCATCTTTTATCCATCTGTCCTCCCCTGCTACCATCACCCTACCTCTTCCACCCATTGCCACACACTTCCTCTTCTCCACTTTACTTGCTCAAGTTTTGCAGCCTTGACCGGAAGGGATTGCTTCATG ATGTTACTCGTGTTCTCGATGAGCTCGACCATGCCATTCAGAAAGTGAAGGTTACTACAACTCCTGATGGATGCTCTCTTGACCTCTTCTTCATAAGAGATAACTT GGGACTCTTGCATACTAAAGAGAGGCAAGACGAATTATGTGAGCAGTTGTACACTGTTCTCGGTGAATCTTGTATTAGTTGTGAACTTCAGTTAGCAGGATCTCAGTATGATAACCTTCAGCGTGTTTCTTCTCTGTCTCCACTTGTTGCTGAAGAACTGTTCAGATTCACACTATCTGACAATGAATCTCGTTCACAAGCTCTGAGCTCGGATATCACGGAACTGAAAAGGGCAAGCGTAAAAACTGACAATTCCTTGAGCCCTGCTCACACTCTACTTCAGATTAGCTGTGTGGATCACAAAGGTCTTCTTTATGATATTATGCGAACATTGAAAGATTACACCATTCAG GTATCATATGGCCGATTTTTGCCTGCGAATAAAAGTTACCGTGAACTAGACCTATTTATTCAGCATAAAGATgggaaaaagatagtggatCCAGAAAAGCAAGAGGCGATCTGCTCTCGGTTAAAGCTGGAAATGCTTCACCCGCTGCGTGTTCTCATCACAAATCGGGGGCCAGATGCTGAACTTTTGGTAGCTAATCCAACAGAACTATCTGGAAGGGGAAGGCCAAGAGTTTTCTATGATGTCACTTCTGCCCTAAAGAGTCTTGGAATTTGCGTGTTTTTG GCGGAAATTGGAAGGTATTCAGCTGCAGAACGTGAATGGGAGGTATATAGATTCCTTCTAGATGAAAATTGCAGTTTTCAGTTGTCAAGTAAGCAGGTAAGAAATCAGATTGTCGACAAGGTTAGGAGGACGCTGATGGGCTGGTGA
- the LOC125219535 gene encoding ras-related protein RABE1c, whose protein sequence is MAAPPARARADYDYLIKLLLIGDSGVGKSCLLLRFSDGSFTTSFITTIGIDFKIRTVELDGKRIKLQIWDTAGQERFRTITTAYYRGAMGILLVYDVTDESSFNNIRNWIRNIEQHASDNVNKILVGNKADMDESKRAVPTSKGQALADEYGIKFFETSAKTNLNVEEVFFSIARDIKQRLSDTDTKAEPTTIKINQPDGSAGGGQLAQKSACCGS, encoded by the exons ATGGCCGCACCACCGGCGAGGGCAAGGGCGGATTATGATTACCTCATCAAGCTTCTCCTCATCGGCGACAGCG GTGTGGGTAAGAGTTGTCTACTTTTGCGATTCTCTGATGGTTCCTTCACAACTAGTTTCATCACCACCATTGG AATTGATTTTAAGATAAGAACTGTTGAGCTTGATGGGAAGCGGATCAAGCTTCAAATTTGGGATACAGCCGGACAAGAGCGATTCCGCACTATCACCACAG CTTATTATCGTGGTGCCATGGGAATATTGCTGGTTTATGATGTTACAGATGAATCTTCTTTTAACA ATATTAGGAACTGGATTAGAAACATTGAACAACATGCTTCTGACAATGTCAACAAGATATTGGTAGGAAACAAAGCTGATATGGATGAAAGCAAAAGG GCTGTTCCAACCTCCAAGGGCCAAGCACTTGCTGATGAGTATGGAATCAAATTCTTCGAAACC AGTGCAAAAACGAATCTCAATGTGGAAGAAGTCTTCTTCTCAATAGCCAGGGATATAAAGCAAAGGTTATCCGATACTGACACAAAAGCAGAG CCTACTAccatcaaaatcaatcaaCCCGATGGATCTGCTGGAGGCGGGCAACTTGCACAGAAGTCGGCGTGCTGTGGCTCTTGA